From Deinococcus sp. Marseille-Q6407, one genomic window encodes:
- a CDS encoding type IV pilin protein encodes MKNNTAGFTLIELLIVIAIIGILAAVLVPNLLSARNKANDTATQAVAKECITAIETARDAVSGKLPESGDCAKLMGKPLPGATSAATFTTVDATDSYTVSATSKSGGVWDYDGQAWKFTPKK; translated from the coding sequence ATGAAGAACAACACCGCTGGTTTTACCCTGATTGAACTGCTGATCGTCATCGCCATCATCGGCATCCTGGCCGCCGTGCTGGTGCCCAACCTGCTGAGCGCCCGCAACAAGGCCAACGACACCGCCACCCAGGCTGTTGCCAAGGAATGCATCACTGCGATTGAAACTGCCCGTGACGCCGTGAGTGGCAAGCTGCCTGAGAGCGGCGACTGCGCCAAGCTGATGGGCAAGCCTCTGCCTGGTGCCACCAGCGCCGCCACCTTCACGACTGTGGATGCCACCGACAGCTACACCGTCAGCGCGACCTCCAAGTCCGGCGGCGTGTGGGACTACGACGGCCAGGCCTGGAAGTTCACTCCTAAGAAGTAA
- the dnaB gene encoding replicative DNA helicase, with translation MEVSPRIAPHSNDAEISVLGSILLDNDVLSALGDTVTPEMFYREGHRKIYRAMQKLQERGEPVDLVTLSEDLRVGGQLDEVGGLPYLIGLSDQVPTAAYAEHYARIVSEKYTLRQLIGAAGRVMQLAYDGAQPLEDLLDGAEKAIFSVADQKQKGGDFEVMSDVVHDTFEYITQLHQNRGMPDGVSSGFSDLDETISGFQKGSLNVLAARPSMGKTAFALSIAQNIGLRGDKTVAIFSLEMPSVHLVLRMLCSEARVDMNRIRNGQLGERDFERLAHAAGRLAEAPIVIDDQPDLTLNTLRSKLRRISAQRGQLGMVVIDYLQLMSGGRGGNGSENRQQEISTISRGLKGLARELDVPIIVLSQLSRAVESRPNHRPMLSDLRESGAIEQDADIVMFIYRDEYYNQETDQQGIAEIIVGKNRNGPVGTVKLQFHSAHVRFNDLAPEGAI, from the coding sequence GTGGAAGTAAGCCCGCGCATTGCGCCCCACTCCAACGACGCCGAGATCAGCGTGCTGGGCAGCATCCTGCTGGACAACGACGTGCTGAGCGCCCTGGGCGACACGGTCACGCCCGAAATGTTCTACCGCGAAGGCCACCGCAAGATTTACCGTGCCATGCAGAAATTGCAGGAGCGCGGCGAGCCGGTGGACCTGGTCACGCTGTCCGAAGACCTGCGGGTCGGCGGGCAGCTGGACGAGGTGGGTGGCCTGCCGTACCTGATCGGGCTGTCGGACCAGGTGCCCACCGCCGCTTACGCCGAGCACTACGCCCGCATCGTGAGCGAGAAATACACCCTGCGCCAGCTGATCGGCGCGGCCGGCCGGGTGATGCAGCTGGCTTACGACGGCGCACAGCCGCTGGAAGATCTGCTGGACGGCGCCGAGAAAGCCATTTTCAGCGTGGCCGACCAGAAGCAAAAGGGCGGCGACTTCGAGGTGATGAGCGACGTGGTGCACGACACCTTCGAGTACATCACCCAGCTGCACCAGAACCGGGGCATGCCCGACGGCGTCAGCTCCGGCTTCAGCGACCTGGACGAAACCATTTCCGGCTTTCAGAAAGGCAGCCTGAACGTGCTGGCGGCCCGGCCCTCGATGGGCAAGACGGCTTTCGCCCTTTCTATCGCCCAGAACATCGGCCTGCGCGGCGACAAGACGGTCGCCATCTTTAGCCTGGAAATGCCCAGCGTGCATCTGGTGCTGCGAATGCTGTGCAGCGAGGCGCGGGTAGACATGAACCGGATTCGCAACGGGCAGCTGGGTGAGCGCGATTTCGAGCGGCTGGCGCACGCGGCGGGCCGGCTGGCCGAGGCGCCCATCGTGATTGATGACCAGCCGGACCTCACCCTCAACACCCTGCGCTCCAAACTGCGCCGCATCTCCGCGCAGCGCGGGCAGCTGGGCATGGTGGTGATTGATTACCTGCAGCTGATGTCGGGCGGCCGCGGCGGAAACGGCAGCGAGAACCGCCAGCAGGAAATCAGCACCATTTCGCGCGGCCTCAAGGGGCTGGCGCGTGAGCTGGACGTGCCGATCATCGTGCTCTCGCAGCTGTCGCGCGCTGTGGAATCGCGCCCCAACCACCGCCCGATGCTCTCGGACCTGCGTGAATCGGGCGCCATTGAGCAGGACGCCGATATCGTGATGTTCATCTACCGCGACGAGTACTACAACCAGGAAACCGACCAGCAGGGCATTGCTGAGATTATCGTGGGCAAGAACCGTAACGGCCCGGTCGGGACCGTGAAGCTGCAGTTCCACAGCGCCCATGTGCGCTTTAATGACCTGGCCCCCGAAGGAGCGATATGA
- a CDS encoding SDR family NAD(P)-dependent oxidoreductase — translation MRVPKRLLLAGAVTALAARRALVPRYDLSGKSVLITGSSRGLGLALAREFAERGARLTLTARTAGDLEKAAADLRERGAEVTTIAGDVTSQEDLERIVQHAADTYGTLDVVVHNAGMIQSGPVQDMTEEDWREIMEINAFAGLRLTRAAYPHLKAAGGRVLLIASIGGKIAVPHLGPYSMSKFAAVGLGAALRSELSLDGIGVTVACPGLMQTGSPKHALVKGDYEKEYGWFATIDNLPLISMPAPAAARGIVNALERGDAEAMIGIPATVARYVQALAPQLMADAMVLVNRLLPGPTGDLKAYRGAEAETSMTRGNPFKRAAEQQFNQD, via the coding sequence ATGCGAGTTCCCAAACGACTGCTTCTGGCCGGTGCCGTCACGGCCCTGGCCGCCCGCCGCGCCCTGGTTCCCCGCTACGACCTGAGCGGCAAAAGCGTGCTGATCACCGGCAGCTCGCGTGGGCTGGGTCTGGCGCTGGCCCGCGAGTTCGCTGAGCGCGGCGCCCGGCTGACCCTGACCGCCCGCACCGCCGGGGACCTGGAAAAAGCGGCCGCTGACCTGCGTGAACGCGGCGCCGAGGTCACGACCATCGCCGGCGACGTGACCAGCCAAGAGGACCTGGAGCGCATCGTGCAACATGCCGCAGACACCTACGGCACCCTGGACGTAGTGGTTCACAACGCCGGCATGATTCAGTCGGGCCCGGTGCAGGACATGACCGAAGAAGACTGGCGCGAGATCATGGAAATCAACGCTTTTGCCGGTCTGCGCCTGACCCGCGCGGCTTACCCGCATCTCAAGGCGGCCGGCGGCCGGGTGCTCTTGATCGCCTCTATCGGCGGCAAGATTGCGGTGCCGCACCTGGGCCCCTACTCCATGAGCAAATTCGCGGCGGTGGGCCTGGGCGCGGCGCTGCGCTCCGAGCTGAGCCTGGACGGCATCGGGGTGACGGTGGCCTGCCCCGGCCTGATGCAGACCGGCAGCCCCAAGCACGCGCTGGTGAAAGGTGATTACGAAAAGGAATACGGCTGGTTTGCCACCATCGACAACCTGCCGCTGATTTCCATGCCCGCGCCGGCAGCTGCCCGCGGCATCGTGAATGCTCTGGAGCGCGGCGACGCCGAGGCGATGATCGGCATTCCGGCCACGGTGGCCCGCTACGTGCAGGCGCTGGCTCCGCAGCTGATGGCCGATGCGATGGTGCTGGTCAACCGGCTGCTGCCTGGCCCGACCGGCGACCTGAAAGCTTACCGCGGCGCCGAAGCCGAGACCAGCATGACCCGTGGCAACCCTTTCAAGCGGGCGGCCGAGCAACAGTTCAATCAGGACTGA
- a CDS encoding NAD(P)H-dependent glycerol-3-phosphate dehydrogenase, protein MTPRVPAPKVAVLGAGGWGTALALSLLRAGHSDVTLWARRAEAAQELRERRENVAYLPGVPLPPELHITSKLAEAVDGAELALVVTPSVGVPDLLAALPQKLPLLLCAKGLGPNGERLSELARAGGFAWLAVLSGPNHAEEIGRGLPAATVIASDDPALARRAQALLQSASLRPYTSGDPVGVELGGVLKNVLAVAAGLVDGLHLGDNAKASLLTRGLPEMARYLDWAGAQPGTLYGLSGLGDLIATAGSRHSRNRAAGEALALGEQPEQGGKVVEGLRTARLLHDWGEQHGFDLPIIHAVSRVAAGEWAPQQAARELMEREMRAE, encoded by the coding sequence GTGACGCCCAGAGTTCCCGCGCCCAAGGTTGCTGTCCTGGGCGCCGGCGGCTGGGGCACCGCCCTGGCCCTGAGCCTGCTGCGGGCCGGGCACAGCGATGTGACCCTGTGGGCCCGGCGCGCGGAGGCCGCCCAGGAACTGCGCGAGCGGCGGGAAAATGTGGCCTATCTGCCGGGCGTGCCACTGCCGCCCGAACTGCACATCACGTCCAAGCTGGCCGAAGCAGTAGACGGCGCCGAACTGGCGCTGGTGGTCACGCCCAGCGTGGGGGTGCCGGACCTGCTGGCCGCACTGCCACAGAAACTGCCACTGCTGCTGTGCGCCAAGGGCCTGGGGCCAAACGGAGAGCGCCTCAGCGAACTGGCGCGGGCCGGAGGGTTTGCCTGGCTGGCAGTGCTGAGCGGCCCCAACCACGCCGAGGAAATCGGGCGGGGGCTGCCGGCCGCCACTGTAATTGCCAGCGACGACCCCGCGCTGGCCCGCCGCGCTCAGGCGCTGCTGCAGTCGGCCAGCCTGCGGCCCTACACCTCGGGCGACCCGGTGGGCGTGGAGCTGGGCGGCGTGCTGAAAAATGTACTGGCGGTGGCCGCTGGGCTGGTGGACGGCCTGCACCTGGGTGACAACGCCAAAGCTTCGCTGCTGACCCGGGGCCTGCCGGAAATGGCCCGCTACCTGGACTGGGCGGGGGCACAGCCGGGCACCCTCTACGGCCTGAGCGGCCTGGGTGACCTAATAGCCACCGCCGGCAGCCGGCACTCGCGCAACCGGGCCGCCGGCGAGGCGCTGGCGCTGGGCGAGCAGCCCGAGCAGGGCGGCAAGGTGGTGGAAGGTCTGCGCACCGCCCGGCTGCTGCACGACTGGGGCGAGCAGCACGGCTTTGACCTGCCCATCATCCACGCCGTGTCGCGGGTAGCAGCCGGTGAGTGGGCTCCGCAGCAGGCTGCCCGGGAGCTGATGGAGCGCGAGATGCGGGCAGAATAG
- a CDS encoding class I SAM-dependent DNA methyltransferase, translating to MQHPPFTALAAVYDTMMDDVEYDQWTDFLLTYARDRGLGRGQALDLACGTGGLTRELLAAGWDVTGLDGSAEMLARARQRLPGSVPLVQGDLRTFELEERFDLITCVFDSLNNLLSTQELGQALTQSARHLRPGGLLACDLNTRLGVRDLWEGGVMEGVAPAADGSEVHYHWSHVYDEEEELGVVQALCRVVRDGGEVEEFTEMHRERGYDPQEVEPLLRAAGFAHWDIVEYPDYAEPQADTPRIWVLAWKGEAQ from the coding sequence ATGCAACATCCCCCCTTTACCGCGCTGGCTGCGGTGTACGACACCATGATGGACGACGTGGAGTACGACCAGTGGACCGATTTTCTCCTGACCTACGCCCGTGACCGGGGCCTGGGGCGTGGGCAGGCACTGGACCTGGCCTGCGGCACCGGCGGCCTGACCCGCGAGCTGCTGGCGGCCGGCTGGGACGTGACCGGGCTGGACGGCTCGGCCGAGATGCTGGCCCGCGCACGCCAGCGCCTGCCAGGCAGCGTGCCGCTGGTGCAAGGCGACCTGCGCACCTTCGAGCTGGAGGAACGCTTTGACCTGATCACCTGCGTGTTCGATAGCCTCAACAACCTGCTGAGCACACAGGAACTGGGGCAGGCGCTGACCCAATCGGCGCGGCACCTGCGCCCCGGCGGGCTGCTGGCCTGTGACCTGAACACGCGCCTGGGCGTGCGCGACCTGTGGGAAGGCGGCGTGATGGAAGGCGTGGCCCCGGCGGCTGACGGCAGCGAGGTGCATTACCACTGGTCCCACGTCTACGACGAGGAGGAAGAACTGGGCGTGGTGCAGGCGCTATGCCGGGTGGTGCGCGACGGCGGCGAGGTAGAAGAATTCACCGAAATGCACCGCGAGCGCGGCTATGACCCCCAGGAGGTGGAGCCCCTGCTACGGGCCGCCGGATTTGCCCACTGGGACATCGTGGAATACCCCGATTATGCTGAGCCGCAGGCCGACACCCCGCGCATCTGGGTGCTGGCCTGGAAAGGTGAGGCACAGTGA
- a CDS encoding 16S rRNA (uracil(1498)-N(3))-methyltransferase translates to MRLTRVRVPELAAEMTLSGSEAHHLSVMRLGAGDPLLVFDGRGREARAELLTLDSLRATLRLVEEMPGTPETPQPVTLAVALLKGDKLADVVRAATELGVASIQLLVTAHADVRDIGANKLARLNRIAAEASKQSRRAVTPAVLPPIPLPALSWEGQAYVAHPYVHDLLADQLHWESPVTLLTGPEGGFSEAEMEALLARGARGVVLGPRILRAETAPVALLGAIAATGV, encoded by the coding sequence ATGCGCCTGACCCGCGTGCGCGTGCCGGAATTGGCCGCCGAGATGACCCTGAGCGGCTCCGAAGCACACCACCTCAGTGTGATGCGGCTGGGCGCCGGCGACCCGCTGCTGGTCTTTGACGGGCGGGGCCGTGAAGCCCGCGCCGAGTTGCTCACGCTGGACAGCCTGCGGGCCACCCTGCGGCTGGTGGAAGAAATGCCCGGCACTCCCGAAACGCCGCAGCCGGTCACGCTGGCCGTAGCGCTGCTCAAGGGCGACAAACTCGCAGACGTGGTGCGGGCCGCCACTGAACTGGGCGTGGCCAGCATTCAGCTGCTGGTCACCGCGCACGCCGACGTGCGCGACATCGGCGCCAACAAGCTGGCCCGGCTGAACCGAATTGCTGCCGAGGCCAGCAAGCAGTCGCGCCGCGCCGTGACGCCGGCGGTGCTGCCGCCCATTCCTCTCCCGGCGCTGAGCTGGGAAGGGCAGGCTTACGTGGCGCACCCCTATGTCCACGACCTGTTGGCCGATCAGCTGCACTGGGAGAGCCCGGTCACGCTGCTGACCGGCCCAGAAGGCGGCTTTTCTGAGGCCGAGATGGAGGCGCTGCTGGCCCGTGGCGCCCGCGGCGTGGTGCTGGGCCCCCGTATCCTGCGGGCTGAGACGGCCCCGGTGGCCCTGCTGGGTGCCATCGCGGCCACCGGCGTCTGA
- a CDS encoding type II secretion system protein, translating into MKHSQQGFTLVELLIVLSITAVLLAVLLPNLFQARARANDGATVAYLRHCISGAEMQRDELGYLPASLNGRQCNDSSADALSTSAQPEPSAVVSGTSKITLLPDQSVSVTAQSVSGARFTFDGGTLTVQH; encoded by the coding sequence ATGAAGCATTCCCAGCAAGGCTTTACCCTGGTAGAACTGCTGATCGTTCTCTCTATCACTGCGGTGCTGCTGGCCGTGTTGCTGCCCAACCTGTTCCAGGCACGCGCCCGCGCCAACGATGGGGCGACGGTCGCTTATCTCCGCCATTGCATCAGCGGCGCGGAGATGCAGCGTGATGAACTGGGCTACCTGCCGGCTTCGCTGAACGGCCGGCAGTGCAACGACAGCAGCGCCGATGCCCTGAGCACGTCAGCGCAGCCGGAACCCAGCGCCGTTGTTTCCGGCACCAGCAAAATTACCCTGCTGCCCGACCAATCGGTGAGTGTCACGGCCCAGAGTGTCTCTGGCGCCCGCTTCACCTTTGACGGCGGCACCCTGACCGTTCAGCACTGA
- a CDS encoding inorganic pyrophosphatase: MSDAVYTGVVEWRRGETERWVWRSSQDGGGEVVPYRSEPWPAPVNYGCLPALHNPADNAEVDAVWLGEPLAVGARVTATPAGVLWLLDGDHKVVFGDDERGQADLLAWFPPERGARLLGPGAALAWLQQLAAAQS, from the coding sequence GTGAGTGACGCCGTCTACACCGGGGTGGTGGAGTGGCGCCGCGGCGAAACCGAGCGCTGGGTGTGGCGCAGCTCACAAGATGGTGGGGGAGAGGTGGTTCCCTACCGCAGCGAGCCCTGGCCGGCTCCAGTAAATTACGGCTGCCTGCCCGCGCTGCACAACCCCGCCGACAACGCCGAAGTGGACGCCGTGTGGCTGGGAGAACCGCTGGCGGTGGGCGCCCGCGTCACGGCCACCCCGGCCGGGGTGCTGTGGCTGCTGGACGGCGACCACAAGGTCGTTTTCGGTGACGACGAGCGGGGTCAGGCCGACCTGCTGGCCTGGTTTCCGCCGGAACGCGGCGCCCGGTTGCTGGGGCCCGGCGCCGCGCTGGCCTGGCTGCAGCAGCTGGCCGCGGCTCAGTCCTGA
- a CDS encoding HAD family hydrolase → MTAAGFAGVIFDFDGVLVDSEGIAYDAWVGAMGEAGERIGKQALMDAGNGLTNAMLLDWLREEHGWEPPAGFSDDLSRRFAQAFGPGAMILGAAETLAGLRAAGVPVALATNSSQEEMVFKLGEVGLSEGFGKHAYNPSHVGGRAKPAPDLYRHAATALGLRPQQCLVLEDSLVGVRAAVAAGCTVWGLTATHHDPALAGELLAAGAQRTLSSHAEVQAALGL, encoded by the coding sequence GTGACGGCCGCCGGCTTCGCCGGAGTCATCTTCGACTTTGACGGGGTGCTGGTGGATTCCGAGGGCATCGCCTACGACGCCTGGGTAGGTGCGATGGGCGAGGCTGGTGAGCGCATCGGCAAGCAGGCTTTGATGGACGCCGGCAATGGCCTGACCAACGCCATGCTGCTCGACTGGCTGCGCGAGGAACACGGCTGGGAACCGCCGGCTGGGTTCAGCGACGACCTGAGCCGGCGTTTTGCGCAGGCGTTCGGCCCCGGCGCCATGATTCTCGGCGCGGCCGAGACCCTGGCAGGTTTACGTGCGGCCGGTGTTCCGGTGGCGCTGGCGACCAACAGCAGCCAGGAAGAAATGGTGTTCAAGCTGGGCGAGGTGGGCCTGAGCGAAGGCTTTGGCAAACACGCCTATAACCCTTCGCACGTGGGCGGCCGCGCCAAGCCGGCGCCCGACCTCTACCGCCATGCGGCCACGGCGCTGGGCCTGCGCCCGCAGCAATGCCTGGTGCTGGAAGACAGCCTGGTGGGCGTGCGCGCCGCCGTGGCCGCCGGCTGCACCGTCTGGGGCCTGACCGCTACCCATCACGACCCGGCGCTGGCCGGCGAACTGCTGGCCGCCGGCGCCCAGCGCACCCTGAGCAGCCACGCGGAAGTGCAGGCGGCGCTGGGGCTGTAA
- a CDS encoding NUDIX hydrolase, whose translation MSDDTPVTRSSRSGRRRRSGRRSAGAAGPGQPQQIQDQGQPGEGGQAAAPAALTTENRPQSGEAATRTPRRRSRSRRGGKAKKVGNNIQYPGQVTNDTSVPKPAPPSRRGKRKRPLAAPRIGVGCVILRGDQILLVRERGRWSLPKGGLEAGELIQDGARRETYEETGLVIELRDLAFVVEFQAESWGHHLQFFYTGRVVGGDLGPRDPDHDVQEARFVPVRELREYIRFRPRLVSLETWLHERRPRHFVFNLDQEPAMLRRRRRVGADGATPAPSNEPQDVDLD comes from the coding sequence ATGAGCGACGACACTCCGGTGACACGTTCTTCACGCAGTGGCCGCCGGCGCCGTTCGGGCCGCCGCAGCGCAGGGGCAGCCGGGCCCGGCCAGCCGCAGCAGATCCAGGATCAGGGGCAGCCGGGAGAGGGCGGTCAGGCCGCAGCACCAGCCGCCCTGACCACCGAGAACCGCCCCCAGAGCGGCGAAGCGGCCACCCGGACCCCGCGCCGGCGCAGCCGCAGCCGCCGTGGGGGCAAGGCCAAGAAGGTGGGCAACAATATCCAGTACCCTGGGCAGGTCACCAACGACACCTCGGTGCCCAAGCCGGCGCCGCCCAGCCGCCGCGGCAAGCGCAAACGCCCGCTGGCTGCGCCCCGGATCGGGGTGGGCTGCGTGATTTTGCGCGGCGACCAGATTCTGCTGGTGCGCGAGCGCGGCCGCTGGTCGCTGCCCAAAGGTGGGCTGGAAGCCGGCGAACTGATTCAGGACGGCGCCCGGCGCGAAACCTACGAGGAAACCGGGTTGGTCATCGAACTGCGTGACCTGGCCTTCGTGGTGGAGTTCCAGGCCGAGTCGTGGGGGCACCACCTGCAGTTCTTTTACACCGGCCGGGTGGTGGGCGGCGACCTGGGCCCCAGGGACCCCGACCACGACGTGCAGGAAGCCCGCTTTGTGCCGGTGCGCGAGCTGCGCGAGTACATCCGCTTCCGGCCCCGGCTGGTGTCGCTGGAAACTTGGCTGCACGAGCGCCGGCCCCGGCACTTTGTGTTCAACCTGGACCAGGAACCCGCCATGCTGCGCCGTCGCCGCCGGGTTGGGGCAGACGGGGCAACGCCAGCTCCCAGCAATGAGCCACAGGACGTAGACCTCGACTAG
- a CDS encoding 50S ribosomal protein L11 methyltransferase, with protein sequence MLVYVLPGTLETREADLDLLWEAGATGLEERGEQIRAYFDERLDLESGPLSGGEWLEEPEQDWQAAFKRDIRPVQAGRITIAPPWLADQVPAGQLPLIIEPGMAFGTGHHATTRLAVEALSELDLSGARVLDVGTGSGVLAMAAARLGAALAYGVDIDPQTIPVARENAAQNGLGAPGVLFDEGSLGPSGFTAPAGQQEALAEQGYDVLVANLFAELHDLLADAYLRHLRPGGGLILTGILEDRLPLVLAALEREGVQNVQVRQDGEWVLVTGQKATNQKATGQKAG encoded by the coding sequence ATGCTGGTGTATGTCTTGCCCGGAACCCTGGAAACGCGTGAAGCCGACCTCGACCTCTTGTGGGAGGCCGGCGCGACCGGCCTGGAAGAACGCGGGGAGCAGATTCGCGCCTATTTCGACGAGCGGCTGGACCTGGAAAGCGGCCCGCTCTCCGGCGGCGAGTGGTTGGAAGAACCCGAGCAAGACTGGCAGGCCGCTTTCAAGCGCGACATTCGCCCGGTGCAAGCGGGCCGCATCACCATCGCCCCGCCCTGGCTGGCAGATCAGGTGCCGGCCGGGCAACTGCCGCTGATCATCGAGCCGGGGATGGCGTTCGGCACCGGGCACCACGCCACCACCCGGCTGGCGGTAGAAGCCCTCAGCGAGCTGGACCTGAGCGGCGCCCGCGTGCTGGACGTGGGCACCGGCAGCGGCGTGCTGGCGATGGCGGCGGCGCGGCTGGGCGCAGCGCTGGCCTACGGGGTGGACATTGACCCCCAGACCATTCCGGTGGCCCGCGAGAACGCCGCCCAGAACGGCCTGGGCGCTCCCGGCGTTCTGTTTGATGAAGGTAGTCTGGGCCCCAGCGGCTTCACAGCGCCGGCCGGTCAGCAGGAGGCTCTGGCCGAGCAGGGCTACGATGTGTTGGTCGCCAACCTGTTCGCCGAGCTACACGACCTGCTGGCCGACGCTTACCTGCGGCATCTGCGGCCCGGCGGCGGGCTGATTCTGACCGGCATCCTGGAAGACCGGCTGCCGCTGGTGCTGGCAGCCCTGGAGCGTGAAGGCGTGCAGAATGTGCAGGTGCGCCAGGACGGCGAGTGGGTGCTGGTCACCGGCCAGAAAGCCACCAACCAGAAAGCCACCGGCCAGAAAGCAGGCTGA
- a CDS encoding HIT domain-containing protein, with product MTQGREPSIFERIIAREIPSDIVYEDDDYIAIRDIAPKAPIHLLVIPKVWTPRIDTIQDPEQMGRLWLKASEVARQHAQDYRLVVNAGRGAGMMVEHTHIHILAGWENGPESDVL from the coding sequence ATGACCCAAGGCCGCGAACCCAGCATCTTCGAGCGCATCATCGCCCGTGAAATCCCTTCGGACATCGTGTATGAGGACGACGACTACATCGCCATCCGCGACATCGCGCCCAAGGCGCCCATTCACCTGCTGGTGATTCCCAAGGTCTGGACCCCCCGGATCGACACCATTCAGGACCCGGAGCAGATGGGCCGGCTGTGGCTCAAGGCGTCCGAGGTGGCCCGGCAGCACGCCCAGGATTACCGCCTGGTGGTGAATGCCGGCCGGGGCGCGGGCATGATGGTGGAACACACCCACATCCACATTCTGGCCGGCTGGGAAAATGGCCCCGAAAGTGACGTGCTGTGA
- a CDS encoding O-antigen ligase family protein, whose translation MPHPATASTPPQRLFSWIGTDTYWLVVGLLLFFFVVPHTNSEGYFVVGKLAALAAITLLTGTFIWLNRQRFRFSAPRPVLWLVLGYLAWITVTNTLTASHPEVSVIGWPGWRSGLLTNALYWATFLLALCRPVSGAAETARHERQVWPLLLGFLGVISLWSSAEFVGLRPLLGNPYLGPLQGAFSVTAFPILTVGNSGWISGIWPLLTPLALLFARRRHWPLLLLSLAFLLLGVASTQGNLAALVFSGQMLLFAVLTVRRSWLAALLLAGAAFLPPAATNGLVELGRQVQNAGWAPLQPADQENQFNAGTTAKTTSERLLIFTSGLRSAAARPLTGWGYETFQNNFYSHLTPEEREPFLRKIVGAQPDERVGVSGLAAIAQKEVNGETVTRERTLLMIKPHNYLIEEVYSNGFPVLLFLLPLLGLIAAELLKARTELALLAFFGLLGYGGFLMGWFLNPSVTPLALAVLALGLRSADRLRSRPVAAAATGKPGFQS comes from the coding sequence ATGCCTCATCCAGCCACAGCCTCCACCCCCCCGCAACGTCTCTTTTCCTGGATTGGGACCGACACCTACTGGCTGGTGGTAGGCCTGCTGCTGTTTTTCTTCGTGGTGCCGCACACCAACAGCGAAGGCTATTTCGTGGTGGGCAAGCTGGCCGCGCTGGCCGCCATTACCCTGCTGACCGGCACCTTCATCTGGCTGAACCGGCAGCGTTTTCGCTTCAGTGCGCCGCGGCCGGTGCTGTGGCTGGTGCTGGGCTATCTGGCCTGGATCACCGTGACCAACACGCTGACCGCCTCCCACCCGGAAGTCAGTGTGATCGGCTGGCCCGGTTGGCGCAGCGGCCTGCTCACCAACGCGCTCTACTGGGCCACCTTTTTGCTGGCACTGTGCCGGCCGGTGAGCGGCGCTGCCGAAACGGCACGCCATGAGCGGCAGGTCTGGCCGCTGCTGCTGGGCTTTCTGGGGGTCATCAGCCTGTGGTCTAGCGCCGAATTCGTGGGCCTGCGGCCGCTGCTGGGCAACCCTTACCTCGGCCCGCTGCAGGGGGCCTTCAGCGTGACCGCCTTTCCCATCCTGACGGTGGGCAATTCCGGCTGGATTTCGGGCATCTGGCCGCTGCTGACGCCGCTGGCGCTGCTGTTCGCTAGGCGGCGTCACTGGCCGCTGTTGCTGCTATCGCTGGCTTTCCTGCTGCTGGGCGTGGCCTCCACCCAGGGCAACCTGGCCGCGCTGGTGTTCTCGGGGCAGATGCTGCTGTTTGCCGTGCTGACGGTGCGGCGCTCCTGGCTGGCCGCACTGCTGCTGGCCGGAGCCGCCTTTTTGCCGCCGGCAGCCACCAACGGGCTGGTGGAGCTGGGCCGGCAGGTGCAGAATGCGGGCTGGGCGCCGCTGCAACCGGCCGACCAGGAAAACCAGTTCAATGCCGGCACCACCGCCAAAACCACCTCCGAGCGTCTGCTGATTTTCACTTCGGGCCTGCGGAGTGCGGCCGCGCGGCCGCTGACCGGCTGGGGCTACGAGACGTTTCAGAACAACTTTTACAGCCACCTGACCCCAGAAGAACGCGAACCCTTCCTGCGCAAAATTGTTGGTGCCCAGCCGGATGAGCGGGTGGGCGTGAGCGGGCTGGCGGCCATCGCCCAGAAGGAAGTGAACGGCGAGACCGTGACCCGTGAGCGCACCCTGCTGATGATCAAGCCGCACAACTACCTGATTGAGGAGGTCTACAGCAACGGCTTTCCCGTGCTGCTGTTTCTGCTGCCACTGCTGGGCCTGATCGCGGCCGAGCTGCTGAAGGCCCGCACCGAGCTGGCCCTGTTGGCTTTCTTTGGGTTACTCGGCTACGGCGGTTTCCTGATGGGCTGGTTCCTGAACCCCTCGGTCACGCCGCTGGCGCTGGCGGTGCTGGCACTGGGTCTGCGCAGTGCTGACCGGCTGCGCAGCCGGCCAGTGGCCGCGGCAGCAACTGGGAAACCGGGCTTTCAGAGCTGA